DNA from Candidatus Cloacimonas acidaminovorans str. Evry:
TCAATTTAGACCCAGTCCGAATTCCCCAGAAGTATCCTAATAAGAAATATTTTAAGGGAGATAAAAAGGGAGAATTATCCTGCAATCCTTTAGGCAAAAATCCTTCCGATGTATGGAATATTCCCAATGTGAAAGCTAATCATATTGAAAAAACAATTCACCCTGCCCAATTTCCTGTAGAATTAGTAGAACGCTTAATCTTATCTATGACCAATGAAAATGACTGGACTTTAGACCCTTTTATGGGAACAGGAACAACGCAAATTGCTTCGCTTATTCATAACCGGAAAAGCTGTGGAGCGGAACTTCTTGATGAATATTATGAAATTGCCCTGCAAAGAATTAATAGTGCCATTTCCGGCGAATTGAAAATACGCCCTATGAATAGACCGATCTTTGATCCTGAACATCCTAATTCCTTCAAACCTATTACGGTAAATTTAAGCAAAATAAAAGAAGAACAGTCAGAACTTGATCTGGTTTGGAGTAATGAAAAGTGAATATTGTCTATGAATACTCACATCTTGGCGGTTTGGAAATATTGTTAGTAAGATATCCTAAAATTATAGAAGAAGTATTAACCATTATAAAGGATATTAAACCTCACAAAACCAAGATTAGTAAAGAAAAAACAATGAGTGGCAAAGCGCTTTTTTCTCCTAAAGATATAAATAAACAATTCAAAGACAAATTTCAATTATTAGGTTATAAAGAACTGAGAGATACTTTTAGTATAGAATTACCAAATTACGAACCGAAAATAACCGGTTGTTATAAACAAATTGACTTCTGTTTAGGGAAAGTTCTTGTGGAAGTGCAATTGGGAAAATACCCTTTTATGTTTTACGACCTTGCCAAATTTCAATACTTTTTTAATGAAAACAAAGCGGATGTAGGAATAGAAATAGTTCCCTGTTACCAATTACACAAGTCAATGTCCACAGGTGTTTCTTATGGCGAACAATTGATTAACGATATTGAAAGGTTGAAAAGGCACTTTCCGTCAGTTCCGGTAGCAATCTATCTAATAGATATATAAATACTTATAAGGAGAAATATGATGACAAATGTAGCAATCAACGGTTTCGGACGCATTGGACGTCTGGTTTTACGGGTAATTTTGGATAGCCATCCCGAATTGAATGTTGTAGCTATAAATGATCTTACGGATGCTAAAACGCTGGCACATCTATTTAAATATGACAGTGTGCATAAGATATATCCTGGCAATGTTTCCAGCGAAGAGAATTATTTGGTTGTAAATGGCAAAAAGTTCAGGATTTTTGCGGAAAAAGACCCTGAAGTTCTTCCCTGGAAGGACTTGGGAGTGGAATTCGTAATTGAATCCACCGGTATCTTTACTTCTAAAGAAAAAGCATCCAAACATTTGAAAGCAGGCGCTAAAAAGGTTATTTTAACTGCTCCGGCAAAAGATGAAGTGGATGCTACAATCGTGATGGGGGTAAATCATACCTCTTTAAAAGCGGAACATACAATTGTTTCCAATGCTTCCTGCACTACCAATTGTCTGGCTCCAGTAGCAAAAGTTCTGCAGGATAAATTTGGTATCCTGAATGGCTTAATGACTACTATTCACAGCTATACTAACGACCAAAGAATTTTAGACCTGCCCCATAATGATTTGCGTAGAGCCAGAGCTGCCGCAATGAGTATGATTCCAACTTCCACAGGAGCTGCCAAAGCTATCGGTTTGGTTATTCCTGAATTAAAAGGCAAACTGGATGGAGTAGCAATCAGAGTTCCTACCCCGGATGGTTCTTTAGTTGATCTTTGTGCCAATCTGGAAGTGGAAGTGACCAAAGAAGAAGTAAATATGGCTATGAAAGAAGCGGCGGAAACATATCTAAAGGGCTATTTAATGTATACGGAAGAGCCAATTGTGTCTATAGACATTGTT
Protein-coding regions in this window:
- a CDS encoding DNA-methyltransferase; translated protein: MVKISNKWNSDSILCLFQGDCLELLDSIPDAAIQLVVTSPPYNIGKKYEKRQPLDEYIDWQKKVITECCRVLKKSGSICWQVGNYIENGEIIPLDILLYPVFAESGLKLRNRIIWHFGHGLHSSKRFSGRYEVILWFTKSDEYIFNLDPVRIPQKYPNKKYFKGDKKGELSCNPLGKNPSDVWNIPNVKANHIEKTIHPAQFPVELVERLILSMTNENDWTLDPFMGTGTTQIASLIHNRKSCGAELLDEYYEIALQRINSAISGELKIRPMNRPIFDPEHPNSFKPITVNLSKIKEEQSELDLVWSNEK
- a CDS encoding BglII/BstYI family type II restriction endonuclease, coding for MNIVYEYSHLGGLEILLVRYPKIIEEVLTIIKDIKPHKTKISKEKTMSGKALFSPKDINKQFKDKFQLLGYKELRDTFSIELPNYEPKITGCYKQIDFCLGKVLVEVQLGKYPFMFYDLAKFQYFFNENKADVGIEIVPCYQLHKSMSTGVSYGEQLINDIERLKRHFPSVPVAIYLIDI
- the gap gene encoding type I glyceraldehyde-3-phosphate dehydrogenase; the encoded protein is MTNVAINGFGRIGRLVLRVILDSHPELNVVAINDLTDAKTLAHLFKYDSVHKIYPGNVSSEENYLVVNGKKFRIFAEKDPEVLPWKDLGVEFVIESTGIFTSKEKASKHLKAGAKKVILTAPAKDEVDATIVMGVNHTSLKAEHTIVSNASCTTNCLAPVAKVLQDKFGILNGLMTTIHSYTNDQRILDLPHNDLRRARAAAMSMIPTSTGAAKAIGLVIPELKGKLDGVAIRVPTPDGSLVDLCANLEVEVTKEEVNMAMKEAAETYLKGYLMYTEEPIVSIDIVGNSFSSIFDALITYTKGKMVKVFSWYDNEYGYSNKVVDLLEYMRKL